In Numenius arquata chromosome 3, bNumArq3.hap1.1, whole genome shotgun sequence, one genomic interval encodes:
- the NIFK gene encoding MKI67 FHA domain-interacting nucleolar phosphoprotein, which yields MAAAEVPAPAPTASLLALEPRLQREFQQKVQRVRNKRAVKEELTPGVVYVGHLPRGLCEPQMHEYFGQFGTVTRLRLSRSKKTGASKGYGFIEFESDDVAKIVADTMNNYLFSERLLKCQFISPEKVHENLFRNCNKRFLKPSQPAVRRYNRIRSLLQKAKMTKRLLRKEKLLRKRLAEKGLNYDFPGFAAQKLSIKSKKVKTSKKPELNVSLSSQDPTPVCTPTVLERRKASQVDDDAEDNEITLRLPPASVKNAVQRPKKQPREKPNLKKQK from the exons ATGGCGGCGGCCGAGGTGCCCGCGCCCGCACCCACGGCGTCGTTGCTGGCCTTGGAGCCGCGGCTGCAGCGTGAGTTCCAGCAGAAGGTGCAGCGGGTCCGCAACAAGCGGGCGGTCAAG GAGGAGCTGACGCCGGGCGTGGTGTACGTGGGGCACCTCCCGCGGGGGCTCTGCGAGCCGCAGATGCACGAGTACTTCGGGCAGTTCGGGACGGTGACGCGGCTCCGGCTCTCCAGGAGTAAGAAG ACTGGAGCTAGCAAAGGCTACGGATTTATAGAGTTTGAGTCCGATGACGTGGCTAAGATCGTTGCAGACACAATGAACAACTACCTGTTTTCTGAAAGACTGCTGAAGT GTCAGTTCATATCTCCAGAAAAGGTCCACGAAAACCTCTTCAGAAACTGTAACAAAAGGTTTCTGAAGCCCTCTCAGCCAGCGGTCAGGCGGTACAATCGGATACGTTCCCTCCTTCAGAAGGCAAAGATGACAAAGCGACTGCTGCGGAAGGAGAAACTTTTACGGAAGAGGCTGGCTGAAAAGGGGCTCAATTACGACTTCCCAGGATTT GCTGCACAGAAGCTTTCCATAAAGAGCAAAAAAGTTAAAACATCCAAGAAACCAGAACTGAATGTTTCTTTGAGCAGCCAG GATCCTACTCCGGTCTGTACTCCAACAGTGCTCGAGCGCCGAAAGGCTTCCCAGGTGGATGATGATGCAGAGGACAATGAAATAACTCTCAGACTGCCCCCTGCCAGTGTCAAGAATGCTGTGCAGAGACCAAAGAAGCAGCCAAGAGAAAAACCAAatctgaagaaacagaaatag